The Sporosarcina ureae genome includes a region encoding these proteins:
- a CDS encoding TrmH family RNA methyltransferase produces the protein MFSLLNKRIESTQNALVKHWKKLVTTRKERDQTKEFVVEGFHLVEEALKQPSLVIQLLVREDIEIPTHWTAPIIELTAAVAKEISETEQTQGVFAYCRQPQYDEADQHQWEKVLLIDAVQDPGNIGTMIRTADAAGLDAVILGKGCADPFNPKTVRSAQGSHFHIPVVREELTVWIDRLKTHHVPIVGTGLQQAISLNELEAHSSFALLVGNEGSGVDDELLAQADHVVKIPLYGQAESLNVAVATGIVLYTLRQP, from the coding sequence ATGTTCAGCCTCTTGAATAAACGAATCGAATCAACTCAGAACGCGTTAGTGAAACATTGGAAGAAATTAGTTACCACTCGAAAAGAGCGAGATCAGACAAAAGAGTTCGTTGTGGAAGGATTCCACCTTGTTGAAGAAGCACTTAAACAGCCAAGTTTAGTCATTCAGTTACTTGTGCGTGAAGACATCGAAATTCCGACACATTGGACTGCGCCGATTATTGAACTGACAGCTGCAGTTGCTAAGGAAATTTCTGAAACAGAACAAACACAAGGTGTTTTTGCGTATTGCAGACAGCCTCAATACGATGAAGCAGATCAGCATCAATGGGAGAAAGTGTTGCTAATTGATGCTGTACAGGATCCAGGAAATATCGGTACGATGATACGCACGGCAGACGCGGCAGGTCTTGATGCAGTAATTTTAGGTAAGGGATGTGCAGATCCATTCAACCCGAAAACGGTTCGCTCTGCGCAAGGTTCTCATTTCCATATTCCTGTCGTACGTGAAGAGTTGACTGTTTGGATAGATCGATTAAAGACCCATCATGTTCCAATCGTCGGCACAGGTTTACAGCAAGCCATTTCACTTAACGAATTAGAAGCACACTCTTCATTCGCGCTACTTGTAGGAAATGAAGGAAGTGGTGTCGATGATGAACTACTGGCGCAAGCTGATCATGTAGTGAAAATCCCGTTATACGGTCAAGCTGAATCGCTGAATGTGGCAGTTGCGACTGGAATAGTACTTTACACACTACGTCAGCCATGA
- the sspI gene encoding small acid-soluble spore protein SspI, with amino-acid sequence MNFQIRDAISANMTNNSSTDVRSVIDDAIQRGEEHLLPGLGVFFEQLWKRSDEKEKAEITNELSEAFAQAQ; translated from the coding sequence ATGAATTTCCAGATTCGCGACGCAATCTCAGCAAACATGACAAACAATAGCTCCACTGACGTACGAAGCGTGATCGACGATGCCATACAACGAGGAGAAGAACACCTATTACCAGGGTTAGGTGTGTTTTTCGAGCAATTATGGAAGCGTTCGGATGAAAAAGAAAAAGCGGAAATCACCAACGAACTATCCGAAGCATTCGCACAAGCACAATAA
- a CDS encoding long-chain fatty acid--CoA ligase, which translates to MMQTPLILSTFITRAERFFPNKMVISRTGEQRIQRFTYREWAKRTRKLSNALTQLGMEHGTKVGTFAWNHHRHLEAYFAVPCTGAILHMINIRLSPEHIVYIINHAEDEILLVDAEFFPHLEKMAPMLKTVKHFVVMGDSKDIPETTLENVHSYEALLESASDEYDYPQDLDENTPAGLCYTSATTGLPKGVMYTHRGLVLQSYALGLSDAMGVCERDIAMSVVPMFHVNAWGIPFAGVFYGTTQVLPGPGFNPKVLLDLIESEKVTITAGVPTIWLAVLKELEQNPRDISSLRGIVCGGSASPKGLIRAFEEKYKVPFIIGYGMTETSPLVSLSVLTSSMENLTTDERIDIRALQGLVMPGLDIRVVNENGEVPWDGETMGELTVRGPWIASEYYKDERTEEAFKDGWLYTGDIAVMTEDGYLKLTDRTKDLIKSGGEWISSVDLENALMSHDDVYEAAVIAVPHEKWIERPLACVVLNENVAEDDAKVQELKDSLKVQFASWWIPDEILFVKEIPKTSVGKFLKAALRDQLKDHYTQK; encoded by the coding sequence ATGATGCAAACACCATTGATTTTATCTACATTTATCACACGGGCAGAGCGGTTTTTTCCAAATAAGATGGTCATTTCAAGAACAGGAGAACAGCGGATACAGCGTTTTACGTATCGTGAATGGGCAAAGAGAACACGTAAACTATCGAATGCACTGACACAGTTAGGAATGGAGCATGGCACGAAAGTAGGAACGTTCGCTTGGAATCATCACCGACATTTAGAAGCTTATTTCGCGGTGCCTTGTACGGGTGCGATTCTTCATATGATCAACATTCGATTATCGCCTGAACATATTGTGTATATTATTAATCACGCAGAAGACGAAATCTTGCTAGTGGATGCAGAGTTTTTCCCCCATCTTGAAAAAATGGCACCGATGTTGAAGACGGTAAAACATTTTGTGGTCATGGGCGACAGTAAAGATATCCCTGAAACTACATTGGAAAATGTACATTCCTATGAAGCGCTGTTAGAAAGTGCATCGGATGAGTACGACTATCCACAAGATTTGGATGAAAATACACCAGCCGGCCTGTGCTACACATCAGCTACGACAGGATTGCCTAAAGGCGTTATGTATACGCATCGAGGATTAGTTTTGCAAAGTTATGCACTTGGATTATCCGATGCTATGGGGGTGTGTGAACGGGATATTGCCATGTCTGTTGTACCGATGTTTCACGTCAACGCATGGGGGATTCCTTTCGCTGGGGTTTTCTATGGAACGACACAAGTTTTGCCGGGACCAGGATTTAATCCGAAAGTGCTACTCGATTTAATTGAAAGTGAAAAAGTAACAATTACTGCGGGCGTTCCAACGATTTGGCTCGCTGTCCTGAAAGAGTTGGAGCAAAATCCACGAGACATCTCTTCGTTGCGTGGTATTGTCTGTGGTGGCTCCGCTTCGCCAAAAGGCTTGATTCGGGCATTTGAGGAGAAATACAAAGTGCCATTCATTATCGGCTACGGCATGACGGAAACCTCGCCACTCGTCAGTTTATCGGTGCTAACTTCTTCTATGGAAAATTTGACGACAGATGAAAGAATCGATATTCGTGCGCTGCAAGGGTTGGTTATGCCGGGACTTGATATTCGTGTCGTCAATGAAAATGGAGAAGTGCCGTGGGACGGCGAGACGATGGGTGAGTTGACTGTCAGAGGTCCATGGATTGCGAGTGAATATTATAAAGACGAGCGTACAGAAGAAGCGTTTAAAGATGGTTGGTTGTATACAGGAGATATTGCAGTGATGACAGAAGACGGCTATCTAAAGTTAACGGATCGTACGAAAGATCTGATCAAAAGTGGTGGTGAGTGGATTTCTTCTGTTGATTTGGAGAACGCGTTGATGTCGCATGATGATGTCTATGAGGCAGCAGTGATTGCAGTTCCGCATGAAAAGTGGATAGAGCGTCCGCTAGCTTGTGTGGTATTGAATGAGAATGTGGCAGAGGATGACGCAAAGGTACAGGAGTTGAAGGATTCGCTCAAAGTGCAATTTGCGAGTTGGTGGATTCCGGATGAGATTTTGTTTGTCAAAGAGATTCCTAAGACGTCTGTCGGGAAGTTTTTGAAAGCTGCTTTGCGTGATCAGTTGAAGGATCATTATACGCAGAAGTAA
- a CDS encoding small multi-drug export protein, whose protein sequence is MITYLLVFLAGATPGFEVLVAVPLGILRGMSLATAIAVGFAGNALTIVLEILIFHRLKKWWESKKKTAVTSSKRTARAEKIWKRYGIPGLALLGPVLIGSHLAAFLALALGSSKSQTTIWLLLSLAIWSIVFGTLTVLGVDAFFWTRQKIG, encoded by the coding sequence TTGATTACCTATTTACTTGTGTTTCTTGCAGGTGCAACTCCGGGATTTGAAGTATTGGTAGCAGTTCCTTTGGGGATTCTACGAGGCATGTCCCTGGCTACTGCTATTGCAGTTGGTTTTGCAGGAAACGCTTTAACTATAGTATTGGAAATTTTAATTTTTCATCGATTGAAAAAGTGGTGGGAAAGCAAAAAGAAAACGGCTGTAACGTCATCGAAGCGTACGGCACGTGCAGAGAAAATCTGGAAACGCTATGGCATACCAGGTCTAGCATTGCTTGGTCCAGTTCTGATCGGCTCCCATCTAGCAGCATTCCTAGCACTTGCTCTAGGTTCGTCCAAATCACAGACTACTATCTGGTTGCTGTTAAGTCTTGCTATTTGGTCCATTGTATTCGGCACACTAACCGTTCTTGGTGTAGATGCATTCTTTTGGACACGCCAAAAAATAGGTTAA
- the argF gene encoding ornithine carbamoyltransferase, with translation MVKTNQTTTSIDKDSLKGRDFLTLLDYSSEEIAYLVQLAYDMKQDALAGKKPDILAGKTLGMIFEKNSTRTRISFEVGMIQLGGHGLFMNARDLQIGRGESVSDTGKVLSEFLDGVMIRAKSHKMVEELAEHTSVPIINGLTDLFHPCQAMADLLTIKEVKGDLKGLKLSYIGDGNNVAHSLVIAGAHMGMHVSVATPKGYEYHSGLFEKAKKIAESNGGSVTSTYDPIESSTDADAIYTDVWTSMGQEEEAAKRLVEFKDFQINDQLVSHAKKDYVFLHCLPAHREEEVSTSVIDGNNSYVFQQAGNRLHAQKAILASLL, from the coding sequence ATGGTAAAGACAAATCAAACAACTACAAGTATAGACAAAGATAGCTTAAAAGGACGCGACTTTTTAACTCTTCTTGATTATTCAAGTGAGGAGATCGCATATCTCGTGCAATTGGCATATGACATGAAACAAGATGCATTGGCTGGTAAGAAGCCCGACATCTTAGCGGGTAAGACACTGGGCATGATTTTTGAGAAGAACTCCACTCGTACACGTATTTCATTCGAAGTGGGCATGATCCAATTGGGCGGACATGGTCTATTTATGAATGCGCGGGATTTACAGATCGGACGTGGAGAGTCTGTTTCCGATACAGGAAAAGTATTATCTGAGTTTTTGGATGGTGTCATGATCCGTGCGAAATCTCACAAAATGGTGGAAGAGTTGGCGGAACATACTTCAGTACCAATCATTAACGGATTAACTGATCTATTTCACCCGTGCCAAGCGATGGCAGATTTACTTACAATCAAAGAAGTAAAAGGCGATTTGAAAGGCTTAAAACTCTCTTATATCGGAGATGGAAACAATGTTGCGCATTCATTAGTTATTGCTGGTGCGCATATGGGCATGCATGTGTCTGTAGCGACACCTAAAGGCTATGAATACCACTCAGGTTTGTTTGAAAAAGCGAAGAAAATTGCTGAGTCTAATGGTGGAAGCGTGACGTCGACGTACGATCCGATTGAGTCCTCCACAGACGCAGATGCAATTTATACGGATGTCTGGACCAGTATGGGGCAGGAAGAAGAAGCAGCGAAGCGTCTAGTCGAATTCAAAGACTTCCAAATCAATGATCAGTTGGTCAGTCACGCGAAAAAAGATTATGTATTCTTACATTGTTTGCCAGCGCACCGTGAAGAAGAAGTTTCGACTTCTGTAATTGACGGTAATAACTCGTATGTATTCCAGCAAGCAGGAAATCGTCTGCATGCACAAAAAGCCATCTTGGCATCTCTATTATAA
- a CDS encoding M42 family metallopeptidase, translating to MKPDETLEMLKDLTDARGIPGNEREARDVMTKHIKPYADKIDHDGLGSLIASKDGDVNGPKIMIAGHLDEVGFMLTRIDDKGFIYFQTVGGWWSQVMLAQRVSIVTRSGETITGVIGSKPPHILPPEARKKPVDIKDMFIDVGAESKEEVLSWGVLPGDMIVPYFEFTVMKNENYLLAKAWDNRIGCAIAIEVMKQLKEEKHPNRLFSVGAIQEEVGLRGAKTATNKIQPDIGFAVDVGIAGDTPGVTAKESVGTMGDGPQILLYDASMVSHRGLRNFVVDTAEELNIPYQFATMSGGGTDGGSIHVSGTGIPTLAICIPTRYIHSHAAMLHRQDFENTVKLLVEIIKRLDAETVKNITFE from the coding sequence ATGAAACCGGATGAGACATTAGAGATGCTAAAGGATTTAACAGATGCACGTGGAATTCCGGGCAATGAGCGTGAAGCACGTGACGTTATGACGAAGCACATCAAGCCCTATGCAGATAAAATCGATCATGACGGACTAGGTTCATTGATCGCTAGCAAAGATGGTGATGTAAACGGACCGAAGATCATGATCGCGGGACATTTGGATGAAGTAGGCTTTATGTTGACGCGAATCGATGACAAAGGCTTCATTTACTTTCAGACAGTAGGTGGCTGGTGGTCACAAGTTATGCTGGCACAACGCGTGTCTATCGTAACACGTTCAGGCGAGACGATTACTGGAGTGATTGGTTCAAAGCCGCCACATATTCTGCCGCCTGAAGCTCGCAAGAAACCTGTCGATATTAAAGACATGTTCATTGATGTAGGTGCAGAGTCAAAAGAAGAAGTCCTATCATGGGGCGTTCTCCCAGGAGATATGATCGTACCGTATTTCGAATTTACTGTGATGAAAAATGAAAATTATTTGCTTGCGAAAGCATGGGATAATCGGATCGGCTGTGCCATTGCTATTGAAGTGATGAAGCAGTTGAAAGAGGAAAAGCACCCGAACCGTTTGTTTAGTGTAGGAGCTATTCAAGAAGAAGTTGGTTTGCGTGGAGCGAAAACGGCGACGAATAAAATCCAGCCAGATATCGGATTCGCAGTGGACGTAGGAATTGCAGGCGACACACCGGGGGTTACAGCAAAAGAATCTGTCGGTACAATGGGCGACGGTCCACAGATCTTGTTGTATGACGCTTCGATGGTATCTCATAGGGGATTACGCAATTTTGTCGTGGATACAGCGGAAGAACTCAATATTCCGTATCAATTCGCGACCATGTCCGGTGGCGGAACAGATGGTGGATCAATCCACGTAAGCGGAACAGGAATCCCTACATTGGCGATCTGTATTCCAACACGCTACATTCACAGTCATGCGGCAATGCTTCATCGTCAAGACTTTGAAAACACCGTTAAATTATTAGTGGAAATTATTAAGCGTTTGGACGCAGAGACAGTGAAAAATATTACATTTGAATAA
- a CDS encoding diaminopimelate dehydrogenase, with amino-acid sequence MTKEIRVGIAGYGNLGRGVESAISQNEDMTLVGVFTRREPEDVQLLSEQVPVHKLDEIESFTEDIDVLILCGGSKNDLPEQGPALAKHFTTVDSFDTHAKIPEYFAAVDEVAKEAGTTAIISVGWDPGLFSINRLMGESILPEGETYTFWGKGLSQGHSDAVRRVDGVKAGVQYTLPAEDAINRVRNGEHPELSTKERHTRECYVVLEEGASEDQVRETIVTMPDYFADYDTTVHFITEEELRLDHAKMPHGGFVIRSGNTGKHTDQVIEFSLKLDSNPEFTSSVLVAYARAAYKLQQKGDTGAKTVYDIAPGLLSPKSPAAIRKELL; translated from the coding sequence AGAAATTCGAGTAGGAATCGCTGGATACGGTAATTTAGGGCGAGGAGTAGAGTCGGCTATCAGTCAAAATGAAGATATGACATTAGTTGGTGTGTTCACGCGCAGGGAGCCGGAAGACGTACAACTACTCTCAGAGCAAGTACCTGTCCATAAGCTGGACGAAATTGAATCCTTTACAGAAGATATTGATGTATTGATTTTATGTGGTGGATCCAAAAATGACTTGCCAGAACAAGGGCCAGCCCTTGCAAAGCACTTCACAACGGTAGATAGTTTCGACACACATGCGAAAATTCCAGAATACTTTGCAGCAGTTGATGAAGTAGCTAAAGAAGCTGGGACTACTGCCATCATTTCTGTCGGATGGGATCCGGGTTTATTTTCGATCAATCGCTTAATGGGTGAATCTATTTTGCCTGAAGGTGAAACGTATACATTCTGGGGTAAAGGGCTAAGCCAAGGTCACTCGGATGCAGTGCGCCGTGTTGATGGTGTAAAGGCAGGCGTTCAGTACACATTGCCAGCTGAGGACGCGATCAATCGCGTACGTAACGGTGAGCATCCTGAGCTTTCAACTAAAGAGAGACATACACGTGAATGTTATGTCGTTCTTGAAGAAGGAGCAAGTGAAGATCAAGTTCGTGAAACGATTGTGACCATGCCTGATTACTTCGCAGATTACGATACGACTGTTCACTTTATTACAGAAGAAGAACTTCGTCTGGATCATGCCAAGATGCCCCATGGCGGTTTCGTTATTCGAAGTGGCAACACGGGTAAGCACACAGATCAAGTCATTGAGTTCTCACTTAAATTGGATAGCAATCCCGAATTCACATCAAGTGTCCTAGTAGCATATGCAAGAGCGGCTTATAAATTGCAACAAAAAGGCGATACTGGAGCGAAAACAGTATATGACATCGCACCAGGCTTGTTATCACCTAAATCACCTGCAGCTATTCGTAAAGAATTATTGTAA